A genomic window from Solanum dulcamara chromosome 11, daSolDulc1.2, whole genome shotgun sequence includes:
- the LOC129872559 gene encoding patatin-like protein 3 produces the protein MGTTFVAELVITVLVLQHPIASVLATKGKTVTILSIDGGGIRGIIPGTILAFLESKLQELDGPNARIADYFDVVAGTSTGGLVTTMLTAPNKDNRPLYAAKDITNFYMEHGPKIFSGSSRNNFVKKMLNLFGGPKYDGKYLRSLVRSELGNLTMKQTLTHTLVPTFDIKRLQPIIFTTSDARASVSKNALLSDVCVGTSAAPTYFPVHYFETKDAQGKIRTFDLVDGGVAANNPTLLAITHISREVMKRRVEYEDMKSLDCKKMLVLSLGTGTGKNKEKYNAATASKWGLLGWMYNHGASPLLDIYSDAITDIVDIHVSAMFQSLHNQKNYLRIQNDSMIGEAASTDISTIKNMQTLVQTGKDLLKKPVSRVNLETGRVEAVHGEGTNEEALTRFAKLLSEERKLRPLGTAQ, from the exons ATGGGTACAACTTTTGTAGCTGAACTAGTGATCACCGTTCTAGTCTTGCAACATCCTATAGCTTCTGTATTAGCTACAAAAGGAAAGACGGTAACAATTTTAAGCATCGATGGAGGTGGCATTAGAGGCATTATTCCTGGCACTATTCTTGCATTTCTTGAATCTAAACTTCAg GAACTTGATGGACCAAACGCAAGAATTGCTGACTATTTTGATGTGGTAGCTGGAACAAGCACGGGTGGACTTGTAACCACAATGCTCACAGCCCCAAACAAGGATAATCGCCCTTTATATGCTGCAAAAGATATTACCAACTTCTACATGGAACACGGCCCTAAAATCTTTAGTGGGAGCAG CCGCAACAACTTCGTGAAGAAGATGTTAAATTTATTTGGGGGACCAAAGTATGATGGCAAATACCTGAGATCGTTGGTTAGATCGGAACTAGGCAATCTGACTATGAAGCAAACATTGACTCATACACTTGTCCCAACTTTTGATATCAAACGCCTTCAACCCATCATTTTCACAACTAGTGAT GCCAGAGCAAGTGTGTCTAAGAATGCACTGCTATCGGACGTTTGTGTTGGTACCTCAGCAGCACCCACTTATTTCCCTGTACATTATTTTGAGACCAAGGATGCTCAAGGAAAAATACGTACATTTGATCTCGTTGATGGAGGTGTAGCTGCAAATAATCCA ACTCTACTAGCAATTACTCACATATCAAGAGAAGTCATGAAGAGAAGAGTGGAATATGAGGATATGAAAAGTTTGGACTGCAAGAAAATGTTGGTTTTGTCACTGGGCACTGGTACAGGCAAGAATAAAGAAAAGTATAATGCTGCAACAGCTTCAAAATGGGGCCTACTTGGTTGGATGTACAACCATGGTGCCAGTCCATTGCTAGACATTTATAGTGATGCAATTACTGATATTGTGGATATACATGTTTCAGCCATGTTTCAGTCCCTTCACAACCAGAAGAATTACCTCAGAATTCAG AACGATAGTATGATCGGGGAGGCGGCATCAACGGATATTTCAACCATAAAAAATATGCAGACACTCGTGCAGACTGGTAAAGATCTACTGAAGAAGCCTGTGTCAAGGGTCAACTTGGAGACGGGCCGCGTTGAAGCAGTTCATGGAGAAGGCACCAACGAAGAAGCTCTGACTCGTTTTGCTAAGTTGCTTTCAGAGGAAAGAAAGCTTCGACCTTTAGGGACGGCTCAATAA